GAATCCAGCCGTTTCTTTCCTTAAGAATCCTATAAGGTCTTTGCTTGTTACCTGTCAGCCTCTGGAaagctaacacaaacccaaaggCTTAGAGGGAACCATGTGGGTGTGTCCAAAGTGGTTTGCATTGGCCAACAGCCATTGTGCAAGGATGGGGCTACAGGCTGCAGTGAGCGGTCCTTGTTAGTGGGAGCATGTGTTTCCCCTGGCTTTGCATAGGTGGGTTCAGCCTTGACACAAGCACCTCCATGCTGATTCTATTCCTTGCTTGTTGTCCAGCAGGCCATTGTGACCTGTGCTTTGACACAAGCACCTCcatgctgcttttattcctgtCTCACTGTTCAGCAGATCGTTGGGTCCTGCGTTGGCCTGGATAGCAACTGGGATGATCTGTTTTTTTGTGGGCACATCAGAATCAGCCTCTTCACTTCAATCAAGTTCTTGTGGGAGGCATCCATGCTACCTGCATTGAGATGGAGAACCAAgctaagggaagtggagcaggtgtttggtgagAATGTAGGTAGCTAGGGGCGGAGCTAAGGTCTTACAAGCATCTTTCTGACCCTTCCACTGCAGCCTTGGTCAGTGCCTGAAAGTTCCAGCACATGGGAAGTATGACAGTTTCATCTCAACTGCAGTCAATAGCAGCTAAAGTGCCATGATGGCTCCTTGGCAGTCCTTGATTGGCAACTCCCCtgggagacagctgtggctgcctTTGGGACAGCTTGGCCTGGAACTCATGATGGGCCACTTCCTGTACAGTACCCAGGGACCCTTCCCTTCTGTGCCAAGATCTGTGCCCATTGTAGGACCAGCTCCCCTGTGTCAGCAAGTCCCGGGCCCTTCCAAGGGAACTGCAATTCCACTGTGTTGGAAAGCTGCCACCACACTGGATGGAAATATCCAACATGGCAGCAGGATGCATCCAGCAGCTCCCATGAGCCTCAGCTCATTATGTCATGATACTAGAATTACCATGGAAGGCACACCCACTCTGATCCCATCCCTATGTCTATGACAGGGCTAGTATTTCCTAATATGGGTGCAGGAATGGGTGGTGAATGGGGGAATCCCTAAGTCTTCGTTCGGTTGAATATTCAGTTGGGCTCCACCTCTGTCATCACTCCCATTGTCTCTTGTGGGTGTAAAAGGAAGACCTAACCTTGTTGAAGGGACTTACTCTTAAGAGTTTATATTGGTTGGAGACTTTTTTCCACTTTGAAATATCTTTTCCCTGTGGGAGGTTTCTTTGCCTGGGATGCTTTTTTGTTACAGGCTTCTCATACAggacttggttcttgtgcttgtaCTTTTGCTGTACTCTGGAAGCCTCCTGTTCTCCTGTAAGTTGATATGCGTCTGCCGTTGAATTCTTTCATGCATGGAGGCAAGACTCAGCAAGAAGGCTAGCAGGTAGCACCTCCACTTACACTGGCCACACCACGACAGGTGTGCTTGGACCCAGTCACCTGAACCTGAGACCATATTTAAACCTCTGTATTATGTTCTGTTTTATTGATTGATGCTCACATCAGCCAACAACAGTGCAGAGAACACCTGCACCTCCAGACCCACACGTTCAAGGCTTGCTGCTGAACTGCTTTATTCAGAAAAATAGTCTCCCACCCATTCCCAggagtgcagggagctggaattggaggagTAAGCAGGAAGTGTGgaaatctgagaaccagagagTTCCACTGCGGGCATTGGGCTTCTCATAGTAGATGGGCATAGAAGGGCTCTTACTCTTGCCTCTAGGGTGAATAGTGGGTATTTTCAGGATAAAAGACGAGGGTGAATAGGAAAGAAATGCAACCTTGGTGGGGAGCAGGTGTCTTGGCTGTGAGGCTTATCAACAGCTTGGTTTGTTTCCAGTGCACAGCAAGTTGGGATAATACCAGTATTTTTTATTGTAGGAGTTTTGGTGTTTGGCAAAGCAGTAGGCAGCAGCCTTGTCACATTCACACACTGCGTTTCTACAGCTGTTCTCCTTTTCTGAAACCAAAAGCATAGAAATATGAAATGAGATATTCTACACTTTCATATGGTGGGGGGATGAAAGGACACAAAGCTGGTGCCCCAATGACTTCCCCTCTGGGCAGGGTTTCTAGAGTGCTGAAGTTCTGATGGTTGGGAGACAGAACTGCCCTTGTCAGTGAGCTCCTGTTGGATGGGGACACAGCAGCTGAGCTGAGAGCTGCTTCAGAATACTTACCCACCATGCTCATTTTCTACTTGCTAAGAGATGTGTCCTGGGGACCCAGGACTGGCTGCTGGGGCATGAATATGAACTGTGATTGGTGTAGGTCATGCACGGTCATCCTGTCTTACTTGGCTCCGAGGGGCTCAGGTTGGCATGTGACCTCATGCTGATGggcagcagagtcccaaggggGGCCTGTTGGTCATGCTGTGCTGGGCTGCCCCTCCAAGGCTGTTGTCAATCATGCCTTCCTTGCTAATACCTGTACCTCCTCTCTTGGTCCTCGTCCTGTCTGTCTAACCCTTCTCTGTTGTCTATGTGAATCATCAAATGCGAGATCAGAGTCCCCTGGTCCCTCACTGCTAACTCAGGCCACGCCCCTACTCTGAGCTGTAGGTGCTGGACAATGCTCTGTTCCTGCTGGAGGGCTCAGGCCTCAACACTGACAGAACCGCTCCTACACTCTTTTCCTATCACCATGGCCCTCTTCCTCAGTGTCCCTTGGCAGCACAGGCTGGCTTCTGGTCCTTCTTGTACCTTTGCCCATGCTGTGCTTTCATTGCCTCTAGCTCTCCTTCTCCCTAGCCCTCTGTATACAGGTGCATCCCAGCCGAGAGTGACTCCACTTTCAGGAGGTGACCCTGAGCATCTCGGTGTGGCTGCTCAGGCTTCCTTGCTTCTACAATCTTTCCCATCTTCTGTCTTCTTTGTCCTGACTTCCCACTCAACTGCAACTCTTAGAAGTCGGGACAATGCCCCTTAACTTCTTCTCCTGGTCTGCCTGCCCAGGGGTCACTCAGTGAATGAAGGAACTCAGTGGAGTCATGGGGTCTTACCACAAATGATATTGCTTCCACTCTTGCTGTACTTATAGCTCAGAAATTTGGTGTGACATCCAAGATCCTTCAGACGGCGGTAGCAACAGTCATGGACGAAACAGCACCTGTAGAAGACACACTGTGGAGTGCCTTCCCATAACTTCAGGGTCCCTGTGCCCCCTACTGTGTCACCCTTGACCCTGAGTAAAGACTCAGTGACACTGGAGTAATATAGAGTTGGATCTCAGcatgctggctgcttctcctgcagGGACATGCTGGGACCTCTGTGTTCATGAGGCACGGACACTGTCCTGCACCTCTGGTCCCATGGGTCCCAAAGGAGAGCAGAGTGACAAGAAGGTTGAGGTGGCCTCACCGATCTGTCTCGTCCCTGGGAGCTCCTTTGCCACCCATGCCACAGTGACAACCGTAGCCATTATAATTCAGAACAGCATTCTTCCCTGTTATGTGCTTGATCATGTCTGTAAATTGTATCAGATTCCCGTGTACCTGCAGCAAACCTGAAAAGAAATGGTCTGGTGATGGGGCATGGGGTTGTTTCCTCCTTCTCTgccactctccctccctcagaGTTTTCCCCCCATCTAGAGAGGGCAGATGCGGTGGGAGGGAGATTGGGGTAATTGTGTTTCTTTCCCTGAGCTGTCCTCTGCATGCAGGGGTCATGGTCAGTTCTTACCACAGGTCATGACCACGGCCAACAGCAGCAGGGTCTTCATGCTGAGAGTTCTGTGTGGggtaaaggcagagagactggCCTAGACCCTTTTCCTGGgtggtcccagctctgccctggccctGTTATCTTTCCCAACCTGTCATCTCCAGAGCTCACATCTGCTCTTCACTGCCACACCCCAAGGCTACGTCCAGGGTGACTTTGGTCCTCACATGCAGTGACCTGCAGcactgcacacagacacacactgccTCCTGAACCCTCCCAGACCCATGCTTTCCCTCACACGAGGCCCTCACGTCCAGGGAGACCTCATCGCATCTGCTCCTGAGTCCTCTTATTATCCAGCAGACAGAGAACTCCTGGAAGGAGGAATCCAAGTTCAAGTCTCAGAACTGGGAAAGCTTGAGGTCAGAGACTGGCATACCCATTTAAACTGTATACTGTATCAAACATGGGAATTccatttatggatttttttctccAGAATGAAGGCAGCAGCCTCTTTTTCTAGACATTCTAACTCCATGTATATCCACATCTGCCCCCACACGTTCATACAACTCTATGCCAGCCCACTCTGGCACTCATGCCAAGTTACACAGCCCATCATGAAATGCTCACAGAGCCCCAGCAGCTTGTGCACATGCACCCTCCTGATCTAATGCTGCACACCCTGCAGCATGTATAGGTAAACACGCATTCACAACTACACATGCAGACACAAATCCAATCGTGAAGACGAAGAATGAGCACAAGTTGCTATCATGGCAAGACATTCGATTCTGGGTTTTTACCTCTCAGGGGATGCTGCGGTTGATGCTTCCAAATGGTAATGTGACTTCTTCTGAATCCTAGTTCCCCTTATATAGCTGTTATCTGTAGCTTgttgcgtgtgtatgtgtgtttgggggggCATTGAGGTAATGGATGGAGTAGGTGTGGTCACTCGGTGGATACAAAGGCCAGCTCACCTGTAGAACTGTGTAATCAGCTTTGATGTGTCTCATCAGGTGACAGGAGGGAGCTGAGGACTGAGACCATATGTGCCGAGGGCTGATGCCAGAGTAAATAATGGGTCGTTTTGAAGCTTTTCCTCTGGGCTTTGATCCTGAGTAATTCTCCTAGCTGTCTCCAGGTGTGACCACTGCTCAGTGCCCTCTTTCAGTCACTCCTAGGCGGCGCTGGGGCAGGTGTAGACTGAACTGCACTGAGGAGGGTCCCCACATCAGAGGAGGATTGTTCCTGTCTTCTGCTCTGTGTGACCCTTAGTGCGATTCATTTATTCCCTCATTCAATCCCGTGTTCATCCCGTGCTCCCCAAGGTTCCAGGACTGAGGTGGGACTCTTGAATGGTGATGAGGACCACGCCCTGGGCCTGTCCTGGGAGACCCTCCGACCGGCAGGGAAAGGACTGAACTGAATTCCCCATGCTGCATGACTGGGCCTGCACCTccaccttcctttctctctctccacctgtctCCCACCCCTGTCGCAGGGCCTCCAATGCCTGGGATGAGCAACAAAGAGCAGCCTGCCCCTCATCCTGTCACCTGGCCTATCTGGAGTTGGTGCCACTAGTACTCTCAGATCACTGCTCCGGTTTGCTTCTGTCTGTAGGGACTTAGTAACTccaccttaaaaaaatatttctaaaggtttattagtttattggaaaggcagattttacaaagacataaggagagacagaggaagggacatctttcatctcctgggtcactccccaaatggatgcaacatgCAAAACTGAGCCAATTGACCccggagtcaggagtttcttctgggtcttccatgtggacatagggcctcaaggacttgagccatcctttgttgctttcccagaccatcagcagggatctggaaaagAAATGTATcaaatgggacttgaaccagcatccatatggatgctTACCCTGCAGATGGAGAAATAACCTGTTAAAGC
This window of the Ochotona princeps isolate mOchPri1 chromosome 2, mOchPri1.hap1, whole genome shotgun sequence genome carries:
- the LOC101524190 gene encoding phospholipase A2, membrane associated-like; this encodes MKTLLLLAVVMTCGLLQVHGNLIQFTDMIKHITGKNAVLNYNGYGCHCGMGGKGAPRDETDRCCFVHDCCYRRLKDLGCHTKFLSYKYSKSGSNIICEKENSCRNAVCECDKAAAYCFAKHQNSYNKKYWYYPNLLCTGNKPSC